A window of the Scandinavium goeteborgense genome harbors these coding sequences:
- the aldA gene encoding aldehyde dehydrogenase, with translation MTAPVQHPMYIDGQFVSWQGDAWIDVVNPSTEALISRIPDGSAKEAQQAIDAAERAQPAWEALPAIQRAGWLRKIAAGIRERAEEISALIVAEGGKIQQLAEVEVAFTADYLEYMSEWARRYEGEILQSDRPGENIFVFKRALGVTTGILPWNFPFFLIARKLAPALITGNTIVIKPSEFTPNNAIAFAKIVHEIGLPKGVFNLVLGRGETVGQELAGNPKVAMVSMTGSVGAGEKIMIAAAKNITKVCLELGGKAPAIVLDDADLELAVKAIVDSRVINTGQVCNCAERVYVQKGIYDRFVNRLGEAMKAVQFGDPAQRTDIAMGPLINAAALERVEQKVAKAVEQGAKVVIGGKAVEGKGYFYPPTLLLDVRHGMTIMHEETFGPVLPVVVFDTLEDALKMANDSEYGLTSSVYTQDLNKAMKAIKGLKFGETYINRENFEAMQGFHAGWRKSGIGGADGRHGLEEYLQTQVVYLQS, from the coding sequence ATGACAGCACCCGTACAACACCCTATGTATATCGACGGTCAGTTTGTGTCCTGGCAGGGCGACGCCTGGATTGACGTGGTCAATCCCTCAACCGAGGCGCTGATTTCGCGCATTCCTGACGGTTCCGCCAAAGAGGCGCAGCAGGCCATCGACGCAGCGGAACGGGCGCAGCCTGCCTGGGAAGCGCTGCCGGCCATCCAGCGTGCGGGCTGGCTGCGTAAAATTGCGGCGGGGATTCGCGAACGTGCTGAAGAAATCAGCGCGCTGATTGTCGCGGAAGGCGGCAAAATTCAGCAGCTGGCGGAAGTCGAAGTGGCGTTCACCGCCGACTATCTCGAGTACATGTCAGAATGGGCGCGCCGTTACGAAGGTGAAATTTTGCAAAGCGACCGTCCGGGCGAAAACATCTTCGTGTTCAAACGCGCGCTGGGCGTTACCACTGGCATTCTGCCGTGGAACTTCCCGTTCTTCCTGATTGCCCGCAAGCTGGCTCCGGCGCTGATCACCGGCAATACCATCGTTATTAAGCCGAGCGAATTTACCCCGAACAACGCCATTGCGTTCGCAAAAATTGTCCATGAGATTGGCCTGCCAAAAGGCGTCTTTAACCTGGTTCTGGGCCGGGGCGAAACCGTGGGCCAGGAGCTGGCAGGCAACCCGAAAGTGGCGATGGTCAGCATGACCGGTAGCGTCGGCGCGGGTGAAAAAATCATGATCGCTGCGGCGAAGAATATCACCAAAGTGTGCCTGGAACTGGGCGGCAAAGCTCCGGCGATTGTGCTCGACGATGCCGATCTGGAACTGGCAGTGAAAGCGATTGTCGATTCCCGCGTCATTAATACCGGGCAGGTGTGTAACTGCGCCGAACGCGTGTACGTGCAGAAAGGCATTTACGACCGTTTCGTCAATCGCCTGGGTGAAGCGATGAAAGCGGTGCAGTTCGGTGATCCGGCGCAGCGCACTGATATCGCGATGGGTCCGCTGATCAACGCTGCCGCGCTGGAACGTGTAGAGCAGAAAGTGGCGAAAGCGGTTGAGCAGGGCGCGAAAGTGGTTATCGGTGGCAAAGCGGTGGAAGGCAAAGGCTATTTCTACCCGCCGACGCTGCTGCTCGACGTGCGTCACGGCATGACCATCATGCATGAAGAAACCTTCGGTCCGGTGCTGCCAGTGGTGGTGTTCGACACGCTGGAAGACGCGCTGAAGATGGCCAACGACAGCGAATACGGCCTGACGTCGTCGGTTTACACCCAGGATTTGAACAAAGCGATGAAAGCCATTAAAGGGCTGAAATTCGGCGAAACCTACATCAACCGCGAAAACTTTGAAGCGATGCAGGGCTTCCACGCGGGCTGGCGTAAATCCGGGATTGGCGGCGCCGATGGGCGTCACGGGCTGGAAGAATACCTGCAAACTCAGGTGGTGTATCTGCAATCCTGA
- a CDS encoding alpha/beta hydrolase has protein sequence MSTFNPNELLQLMAEASRKAASFSVWPQGDAPGAGQSPAQLVLEEQHTGPSAWDRSVIGVRAPQITVYSPAEPNGVGILVTPGGSYRRVVLDKEGSALAPFFNARGYTLFVMTYRLPGDGHAEGANAPLADVQRAMRTLRANAHRWRLDADKLGVMGFSAGGHAAASLGTRFDEVVYDPADEVDALSARPAFMALVYPVITMVANIDHPGSREELIGNSPDEQQIRHYSLEQRASVQTPPTFLLHAVDDPSVKVENSVVMFSALRQLGVPVEMHLFEQGKHGFGIRDAQGLPVSVWPELMMNWIETKV, from the coding sequence ATGTCGACATTCAATCCGAATGAACTTCTGCAACTGATGGCTGAAGCCTCACGCAAGGCTGCCAGCTTTTCCGTCTGGCCGCAGGGCGATGCGCCCGGCGCGGGTCAAAGCCCGGCGCAGTTAGTGCTCGAGGAACAGCATACCGGCCCGTCGGCCTGGGATCGTTCGGTCATCGGCGTGCGCGCCCCGCAGATAACGGTTTACTCCCCGGCCGAACCGAACGGCGTCGGTATCCTGGTGACGCCGGGCGGCTCGTATCGACGCGTGGTGTTAGATAAAGAAGGCAGCGCGCTGGCCCCATTTTTCAACGCGCGCGGCTATACGCTGTTTGTGATGACCTATCGCCTGCCGGGCGACGGTCATGCGGAAGGTGCCAACGCGCCGCTGGCAGACGTACAGCGCGCGATGCGGACGCTGCGGGCCAATGCACATCGCTGGCGGCTGGATGCCGATAAGCTCGGAGTCATGGGCTTTTCCGCCGGAGGACACGCGGCCGCCAGTCTCGGCACCCGTTTCGATGAAGTGGTGTACGACCCGGCGGATGAGGTCGATGCCCTTTCCGCTCGCCCGGCATTTATGGCGCTGGTGTATCCGGTTATCACTATGGTGGCAAACATCGATCACCCTGGCTCGCGGGAGGAACTGATTGGCAACAGCCCGGACGAACAGCAAATCCGCCATTATTCCCTCGAACAGCGCGCCAGCGTGCAAACGCCGCCGACGTTTCTGCTGCACGCGGTGGACGACCCGTCGGTCAAAGTGGAAAACAGCGTGGTGATGTTCAGCGCCCTGCGCCAACTCGGCGTGCCGGTGGAAATGCATCTGTTCGAGCAAGGGAAACACGGATTCGGTATTCGTGACGCTCAGGGCCTGCCGGTGTCGGTCTGGCCCGAGCTGATGATGAACTGGATAGAAACGAAGGTGTAA
- the hrpA gene encoding ATP-dependent RNA helicase HrpA encodes MTEQHKMTFSQLHQQLDGLMLRDKTRFARRLHGVKKVKNPESQQAIMQEMAKEISQAAGKVLLREAARPAITYPENLPVSQKKQDIYNAIRDHQVVIVAGETGSGKTTQLPKICMELGRGVKGLIGHTQPRRLAARTVANRIAEELQTEPGGCIGYKVRFSDHVSDNTMVKLMTDGILLAEIQQDRLLMQYDTIIIDEAHERSLNIDFLLGYFRELLPKRPDLKIIITSATIDPERFSKHFNNAPIIEVSGRTFPVDVRYRPIVEDADDTERDQLQAIFDAVDELGQESPGDILIFMSGEREIRDTADALSKRDLRHTEILPLYARLSNSEQNRVFQSHSGRRIVLATNVAETSLTVPGIKYVIDPGTARISRYSYRTKVQRLPIEPVSQASANQRKGRCGRVSEGICIRLYSEDDFLSRPEFTDPEILRTNLASVILQMTALGLGDIGAFPFVEAPDKRNIQDGVRLLEELGAITTDEQQTVYKLTPMGRQLSQLPVDPRLARMVLEAQKHGCVREAMIITSALSIQDPRERPMDKQQASDEKHRRFHDKESDFLAFVNLWNYIGEQQKALSSNQFRRLCRTEFLNYLRVREWQDIYTQLRQVVKELGIPVNSEPAEYREIHVALLTGLLSHIGMKDADKQEFTGARNARFSIFPGSGLFKKPPKWTMVAELVETSRLWGRIAARIDPEWVEPVAQHLIKRSYSEPHWERSQGAVMATEKVTVYGLPIVAARKVNYSQIDPALCRELFIRHAMVEGDWQTRHAFFRENLKLRNEIEELEHKSRRRDILVDDESLFEFYDQRISHDVISARHFDNWWKLASRETPDLLNFEKSMLIKEGADDVSKLDYPNFWHQGNLKLRLSYQFEPGADADGVTVHIPLPLLNQVEESGFEWQIPGLRRELLIALIKSLPKPVRRNFVPAPNYAEALLGRMTPLELPLLDSMERELRRMSGVTIDRDDWHWDQVPDHLKMTFRVIDDKNKKLQEGRDLTALKDALKGKVQETLSAVADDGIEQSGLHLWSFGSLPESYEQKRGNYKMKAWPALVDERDSVAIKLFDNPLEQQQAMWRGLRRLLLLNIPSPIKYLHEKLPNKAKLGLYFNPYGKVLDLIDDCISCGVDKLIHEAGGPVWTEENYAALHEKVRAELNDTVVEIAKQVEQILTAVFNINKRLKGRVDMTMALGLSDVKAQMTGLVYRGFVTGNGFKRLGDTLRYLNAIEKRLEKLAIDPHRDRAQMLKVESVQQAWQQWLNKLPPSRRNDDDVLEIRWMIEELRVSYFAQQLGTPYPISDKRILQAMEQITA; translated from the coding sequence ATGACAGAACAACACAAAATGACCTTTTCGCAGCTTCATCAACAGCTCGACGGCCTGATGCTGCGTGATAAAACCCGCTTCGCCCGCCGTCTGCATGGCGTGAAGAAGGTTAAAAATCCTGAATCACAACAGGCCATTATGCAGGAGATGGCGAAAGAGATTTCACAGGCAGCGGGTAAAGTTCTGCTGCGTGAAGCGGCTCGCCCGGCGATAACCTACCCAGAAAACCTGCCCGTCAGTCAGAAAAAGCAGGATATCTACAACGCTATTCGCGACCATCAGGTGGTGATTGTGGCGGGGGAAACCGGCTCGGGGAAAACCACCCAGCTGCCGAAAATCTGCATGGAGCTGGGTCGCGGCGTTAAAGGGCTGATCGGTCATACTCAGCCGCGTCGTCTGGCGGCGCGCACCGTGGCCAACCGTATTGCCGAAGAGCTGCAAACGGAGCCGGGCGGTTGCATCGGTTACAAGGTCCGCTTCAGCGATCATGTCAGCGACAACACCATGGTCAAGCTGATGACCGACGGTATTCTGCTGGCGGAAATCCAGCAGGACCGGCTGCTGATGCAGTACGACACCATCATTATCGATGAAGCGCACGAACGCAGCCTGAACATCGATTTTCTGCTCGGCTATTTCCGCGAACTGCTGCCTAAGCGTCCGGATCTGAAAATCATCATCACGTCGGCGACCATCGATCCGGAACGTTTCTCAAAACATTTCAATAACGCGCCCATCATCGAAGTGTCTGGCCGAACCTTCCCGGTCGACGTGCGCTATCGTCCGATTGTTGAAGATGCCGATGATACCGAGCGCGATCAGTTGCAGGCGATTTTCGATGCGGTTGACGAACTGGGGCAGGAGAGTCCGGGCGATATCCTGATTTTCATGAGCGGCGAGCGCGAAATCCGTGACACCGCCGATGCGCTCAGTAAGCGCGACCTGCGCCATACTGAAATTCTGCCGCTGTACGCCCGCTTATCAAACAGCGAGCAAAACCGCGTGTTCCAGTCACACAGCGGACGGCGTATCGTGCTGGCGACCAACGTCGCGGAAACGTCGCTGACTGTACCGGGGATCAAGTACGTCATTGACCCGGGCACCGCGCGTATCAGCCGTTACAGCTATCGCACCAAAGTGCAGCGTTTGCCGATTGAGCCGGTTTCTCAGGCGTCGGCGAATCAGCGTAAGGGCCGCTGCGGACGCGTCTCGGAAGGCATCTGTATTCGTCTCTATTCGGAAGATGATTTCCTGTCGCGTCCAGAATTTACCGATCCGGAAATTCTTCGTACCAACCTGGCGTCGGTCATTTTGCAGATGACCGCCCTGGGGCTCGGTGATATTGGCGCTTTCCCGTTCGTGGAAGCGCCGGATAAACGCAATATTCAGGACGGCGTGCGCCTGCTGGAAGAGCTGGGCGCGATAACCACCGACGAACAGCAGACCGTATACAAACTCACGCCGATGGGCCGCCAGCTGTCGCAGCTGCCGGTGGATCCGCGTCTGGCGCGTATGGTGCTCGAGGCGCAGAAACACGGCTGCGTGCGTGAGGCGATGATCATCACCTCGGCGCTGTCGATTCAGGATCCGCGTGAACGTCCAATGGACAAGCAGCAGGCTTCTGACGAAAAACACCGCCGTTTCCATGACAAAGAGTCCGACTTCCTGGCGTTCGTGAATCTGTGGAATTATATCGGCGAGCAGCAAAAAGCGCTGTCGTCGAATCAATTCCGCCGCCTTTGCCGCACTGAATTTCTCAACTATCTGCGTGTACGCGAATGGCAGGACATCTACACCCAGCTGCGTCAGGTGGTGAAAGAGCTTGGCATTCCGGTGAACAGCGAACCGGCAGAGTACCGTGAAATTCATGTTGCCTTGCTGACCGGGCTGCTCTCGCACATCGGTATGAAAGACGCTGATAAACAGGAATTTACCGGCGCGCGCAACGCCCGTTTCTCGATCTTCCCGGGTTCCGGATTATTCAAAAAGCCGCCGAAATGGACGATGGTCGCCGAACTGGTTGAAACCAGCCGCTTGTGGGGCCGCATTGCCGCGCGCATCGATCCGGAATGGGTCGAGCCTGTCGCGCAGCATTTAATCAAACGTTCCTACAGCGAACCGCATTGGGAGCGCTCGCAAGGCGCGGTGATGGCCACCGAAAAAGTGACTGTCTACGGCTTGCCGATTGTCGCCGCCCGCAAGGTCAACTATAGCCAGATTGACCCGGCGCTGTGCCGTGAGCTGTTTATTCGCCACGCGATGGTGGAGGGCGACTGGCAAACGCGTCACGCCTTCTTCCGCGAAAACCTCAAACTGCGCAACGAAATTGAAGAACTTGAACATAAATCCCGTCGCCGCGACATTCTGGTAGACGATGAATCCCTGTTCGAGTTTTACGACCAGCGCATCAGCCATGACGTGATTTCCGCCCGCCATTTCGATAACTGGTGGAAACTGGCCAGTCGCGAAACGCCTGATTTGCTCAACTTTGAAAAAAGTATGCTGATTAAGGAAGGGGCCGATGACGTCAGCAAACTCGACTATCCGAACTTCTGGCATCAGGGCAACCTCAAGCTGCGCCTGAGCTACCAGTTTGAGCCGGGCGCGGATGCCGACGGCGTGACGGTGCATATTCCGTTGCCGTTGCTCAATCAGGTCGAAGAATCCGGGTTCGAGTGGCAAATCCCTGGCCTGCGCCGCGAGCTATTAATCGCGCTGATTAAATCGCTGCCGAAACCGGTGCGCCGGAACTTTGTGCCCGCGCCGAATTACGCCGAAGCGCTGTTGGGCCGCATGACGCCGCTGGAGCTGCCGCTGCTGGATTCGATGGAGCGCGAGCTGCGCCGGATGAGCGGTGTGACGATTGACCGCGACGACTGGCACTGGGATCAGGTGCCCGATCACCTGAAAATGACCTTCCGCGTCATTGACGACAAAAACAAGAAACTTCAGGAAGGTCGAGACCTGACGGCGCTGAAAGATGCATTAAAAGGCAAAGTTCAGGAAACGCTGTCTGCGGTAGCGGACGACGGTATCGAACAGAGCGGGTTGCATCTCTGGAGCTTTGGTTCGCTGCCTGAAAGCTATGAGCAGAAGCGCGGCAATTACAAAATGAAGGCCTGGCCTGCGCTGGTGGACGAACGCGACAGCGTGGCCATCAAACTGTTTGATAATCCGCTGGAACAGCAGCAGGCGATGTGGCGTGGTCTGCGCCGTTTACTGCTGCTGAATATTCCGTCGCCGATTAAGTATTTGCACGAGAAGCTGCCGAACAAAGCCAAGCTGGGCCTGTACTTTAACCCGTACGGTAAAGTGCTGGATTTGATTGACGACTGTATTTCCTGCGGCGTCGACAAACTCATCCACGAGGCTGGTGGTCCGGTGTGGACCGAAGAGAACTATGCGGCGCTGCATGAGAAAGTCCGCGCGGAGCTCAACGACACGGTGGTGGAAATTGCCAAACAGGTCGAACAGATCCTGACGGCGGTATTCAATATCAACAAACGCCTGAAAGGACGCGTGGATATGACGATGGCGCTGGGTCTCTCTGACGTGAAAGCGCAGATGACCGGGCTGGTGTATCGCGGATTTGTCACCGGCAACGGCTTTAAGCGTCTTGGCGATACGTTGCGTTATCTCAACGCGATTGAGAAACGACTGGAAAAATTAGCCATCGATCCACATCGGGATCGTGCGCAGATGCTGAAAGTCGAAAGCGTGCAGCAGGCCTGGCAGCAGTGGTTGAATAAGCTGCCGCCGTCGCGTCGTAATGATGACGACGTGCTGGAAATTCGCTGGATGATTGAGGAACTGCGGGTGAGCTATTTTGCGCAACAGTTGGGCACGCCGTATCCGATTTCTGATAAACGGATATTGCAGGCGATGGAGCAGATTACGGCGTAG
- the paaY gene encoding phenylacetic acid degradation protein PaaY: MPVYQIDGLTPVVPEESYVHPTAVLIGDVILGKGVYVGPNASLRGDFGRIVVKDGANIQDNCVMHGFPEQDTVVEEDGHIGHSAILHGCVIRRNALVGMNAVIMDGAVIGENSIVGAAAFVKAKAEMPANYLIVGSPAKAIRALSADEMEWKKRGTREYQVLVERCKLTMHQVEPLREVEEGRQRLTFDENLRPKSAK; the protein is encoded by the coding sequence ATGCCGGTTTATCAAATTGATGGCTTAACGCCCGTGGTGCCTGAAGAGAGCTACGTCCATCCGACGGCGGTACTTATTGGCGACGTTATCCTCGGGAAAGGCGTTTACGTCGGGCCGAATGCCAGCCTGCGCGGCGATTTCGGGCGAATCGTGGTCAAAGACGGGGCCAATATTCAGGACAACTGCGTCATGCACGGTTTCCCGGAGCAGGACACCGTGGTCGAAGAGGACGGGCATATCGGACACAGCGCAATCCTGCACGGCTGCGTTATTCGTCGTAACGCGCTGGTCGGAATGAACGCGGTCATCATGGACGGGGCGGTCATCGGCGAAAACAGCATTGTGGGTGCCGCGGCGTTTGTGAAAGCGAAGGCTGAAATGCCCGCTAATTATTTGATTGTTGGCAGCCCGGCAAAGGCCATTCGTGCACTGAGCGCCGATGAAATGGAATGGAAGAAACGCGGCACGCGTGAATATCAGGTGCTGGTTGAGCGTTGCAAACTAACGATGCATCAGGTCGAGCCGCTGCGTGAAGTCGAAGAGGGTCGTCAGCGTCTGACGTTTGACGAAAATCTGCGCCCGAAATCGGCAAAATAA
- a CDS encoding O-methyltransferase: protein MQKLWSEVDNYLIEQLLPADPVLEKILENNQREGLPAIDVAANQGQLLALFVRMTGARRVLEIGTLGGYSTVWMARELPDDGKLITLEFSSHHAQVAQQNLQLAGVANKVDVIEGPALDSLAVFEPDTLFDLIFIDADKPNNPHYLEWALKFSRPGTLIIGDNVVREGEVTHPESKDKSVQGVRKFIELMGNNPRLTCTALQTVGLKGWDGFTLAWVKH from the coding sequence ATGCAAAAATTGTGGTCTGAAGTCGATAACTATCTGATTGAGCAACTCCTTCCGGCAGACCCCGTGCTTGAAAAAATACTGGAAAATAACCAGCGAGAAGGTTTGCCCGCCATTGATGTGGCGGCGAACCAGGGCCAGCTGCTGGCGCTGTTTGTACGCATGACGGGGGCCCGACGGGTACTGGAAATTGGCACGCTCGGCGGCTACAGCACCGTGTGGATGGCGCGGGAATTGCCCGATGACGGCAAGCTGATTACGCTGGAGTTCAGTTCGCATCACGCACAGGTTGCCCAGCAGAACCTACAACTGGCGGGCGTGGCGAATAAGGTCGACGTCATCGAAGGCCCGGCGCTTGATTCGCTGGCGGTCTTTGAGCCGGACACGCTTTTTGACCTGATATTTATCGACGCGGATAAACCGAATAATCCGCATTATCTGGAATGGGCGCTGAAGTTTTCCCGCCCCGGAACGCTGATTATCGGCGATAACGTGGTACGCGAAGGTGAGGTGACTCATCCGGAGAGCAAAGACAAAAGCGTTCAGGGCGTGCGGAAGTTTATTGAGCTGATGGGGAACAACCCGCGCCTGACCTGTACAGCGCTGCAAACCGTGGGCCTGAAAGGCTGGGATGGTTTTACGCTGGCATGGGTGAAGCATTGA
- a CDS encoding YdcF family protein, translated as MLTTFPNLNETTLQAANRVGEWLAQNDFPTPPVNVDADLVVLAGNAVMPTIDAACRLAAENRTLLISGGIGHSTTFLYAAVARHPRYNALRTTGCAEASILAEIAHQHWNIPQERIVVEQRSTNCGENARFTRDIMAERGIRCHSGIVVQDPTMQRRTMATFAHVWQDDANAPQWRSYPGYLPVLCNGNHGLTFAEEAHNVWPVERYLSLLLGELPRIHDDENGYGPRGKGFIAHVDMPDDVLDAWRVLREDALLREALSSRSLL; from the coding sequence ATGCTGACCACCTTTCCAAATCTGAACGAAACGACTTTGCAAGCTGCTAACCGCGTAGGTGAATGGCTGGCGCAGAACGATTTTCCCACGCCACCGGTCAACGTCGACGCTGATCTGGTGGTGCTGGCGGGCAATGCGGTGATGCCAACTATTGACGCCGCCTGCCGTCTGGCGGCAGAAAACCGCACGTTGTTGATAAGCGGAGGGATCGGCCATTCCACCACCTTCCTGTACGCCGCGGTGGCCCGTCACCCGCGTTATAACGCCCTGCGTACCACCGGCTGCGCCGAAGCGTCAATTCTCGCGGAAATTGCACATCAGCACTGGAACATTCCGCAGGAGCGCATTGTGGTGGAACAGCGCTCCACCAACTGTGGGGAGAATGCCCGCTTTACGCGAGACATCATGGCAGAGCGTGGTATCCGCTGCCATTCCGGAATTGTGGTGCAGGACCCGACCATGCAGCGCCGCACCATGGCGACGTTTGCGCACGTCTGGCAGGACGACGCGAATGCCCCGCAGTGGCGCAGCTATCCGGGCTATTTGCCGGTGCTGTGCAACGGGAATCACGGTCTGACCTTCGCCGAAGAAGCGCATAACGTCTGGCCGGTGGAGCGTTATCTCTCCTTATTACTGGGCGAACTGCCGCGTATTCATGATGATGAAAACGGCTACGGGCCGCGCGGGAAAGGGTTTATCGCGCACGTTGATATGCCTGACGACGTGCTCGACGCATGGCGCGTTTTACGTGAAGACGCGCTGCTGCGCGAGGCGTTGTCGAGCCGTTCCCTGCTGTAA
- the azoR gene encoding FMN-dependent NADH-azoreductase, producing the protein MSKVLVLKSSILAGYSQSGQLTDYFVDQWAEKHPADQITVRDLAAQPIPVLDGELVGALRPSDAPLSPRQQEALALSDELIAELQAHDVIVIAAPMYNFNIPTQLKNYFDLVARAGVTFRYTENGPEGLVTGKRAVVVSSRGGIHKDTPTDLLAPYMKLFLGFIGITDVNFVFAEGVAYGPEVAAKAQTDAKAAINSLVAA; encoded by the coding sequence ATGAGCAAAGTTTTAGTTCTCAAATCCAGTATTCTGGCAGGGTACTCTCAGTCTGGTCAGCTGACTGACTATTTTGTTGATCAGTGGGCTGAAAAACATCCGGCAGACCAAATCACCGTTCGTGACCTGGCTGCACAGCCAATCCCGGTGCTGGATGGCGAACTGGTTGGCGCGCTGCGTCCGAGCGATGCGCCGCTTTCTCCACGTCAGCAAGAAGCGCTGGCGCTGTCTGACGAGCTGATCGCTGAGTTGCAGGCGCACGACGTTATTGTTATCGCCGCGCCGATGTATAACTTCAACATCCCGACTCAGTTGAAAAACTATTTTGACCTGGTCGCGCGTGCCGGTGTGACCTTCCGTTACACCGAAAACGGTCCAGAAGGCCTGGTCACGGGCAAACGTGCGGTGGTTGTGTCCAGCCGTGGCGGTATCCATAAAGATACCCCAACCGACCTGCTGGCTCCGTACATGAAGCTGTTCCTGGGCTTCATCGGCATCACCGACGTGAACTTCGTGTTCGCTGAAGGCGTAGCTTACGGTCCGGAAGTTGCGGCCAAAGCGCAGACCGATGCCAAAGCCGCAATCAACAGCCTGGTTGCTGCATAA
- a CDS encoding Hok/Gef family protein, translating into MLTKYALVAIVVLCCTVLGFTLMVRETLFELSVKERGMEIRAVLAYESRK; encoded by the coding sequence ATGCTGACAAAGTATGCCCTGGTGGCGATCGTAGTGCTGTGCTGCACAGTACTGGGGTTCACGCTGATGGTCCGCGAAACGTTATTTGAGCTGAGCGTCAAGGAGCGCGGTATGGAAATCAGAGCGGTTCTCGCTTACGAATCGAGGAAGTGA
- a CDS encoding GFA family protein, translating into MTEKVNAQCHCGAVKFTVELSDGFNTIRRCNCSFCRMRGAVVVSAPLSGIQVTEGKDKLTEYRFNTRTAAHYFCSVCGIYTFHQRRSNPQQYGVNVACIEDVSPFDFTDVTVSNGIHHPSDGGGGVAGILTYTPTAKN; encoded by the coding sequence GTGACTGAGAAAGTGAATGCGCAATGTCACTGCGGTGCAGTGAAGTTTACGGTCGAACTGTCGGACGGGTTTAACACCATCAGGCGCTGTAACTGTTCATTTTGTCGAATGCGTGGCGCGGTGGTGGTGTCGGCGCCGTTGTCCGGCATTCAGGTGACGGAAGGGAAAGATAAGCTGACGGAGTACCGCTTCAATACCCGCACTGCAGCGCACTATTTTTGCTCGGTGTGCGGCATTTACACCTTCCATCAACGGCGTTCTAACCCGCAACAGTACGGGGTAAACGTGGCCTGCATCGAAGACGTTTCGCCGTTTGATTTTACCGACGTGACGGTGTCGAACGGGATACATCATCCGTCCGACGGCGGGGGCGGCGTGGCGGGGATCCTGACGTATACCCCGACAGCTAAAAACTAA